The Changchengzhania lutea genomic sequence CAGTAATTAAATAAATCCGTGATGACTATGCGTCCAGGTTGACCAGCGACCACGTGATTATCGTTTTTGAAATCAAGAACTTCTATGAAATAACTGGCCCAGTTAATTTCGAAATTAGTTGATTCGCCTATGTTTTGTTGTGCCAAAATACCGTTTTCCATGTTTGAATAACGCGATACGACAGGCGCACTAAAATAATACCCCATTTTCGCTTTTGTGTAATAGTTCAAATGTTCCGACATGGCTATGATCGATTTAACATTGACCTGTAAAGGGAGCATTTTTTTTTCATCAAGAAATTGGCAAAGTTGCTCAAATCCAGAGGCGTAGCCAATAAAACCTTTAGTGGAGCAATCCGTTTTAAGATATTTTATTAGCTTTAATAGTTTTGCATCCTGCATATTAAGGACTTCCACAGGTAAAATGTTCTGGAACCAGGTTTGCAATTTCCCCTTTTTATAATAGGGGTTCCAATGCCTAAGATATAATAGCCTATAACCAATTTTAAAACCGGCTTTTTGAGAAAAATAAATGGTATCTGCGGTATTTCTTATAATTTTTCCCTTGTCATGCTCAACAAACAAAGCAGCGCCAGTAGATCCACTGGTGGAAACGATTTTAGTTTTTTTATTCTTAAATACATTGGATTTAAAATCATCCGGGTATTTTTGTAAGCTATTTTTATCAATGATTGGAAAATCAGTTAACGACTTAAAACCGCCAAATTCTTTATAAAAATCAGTGGTTTGTGTAGCATGATTTAAAAGATTGTTCAAATTTATGGATCTTTGAACTTGGGCTTTTTTGGTATGATAGTGCTCTATGTGATAGTCAATATTATTTAAACTCTTTTTTATTTTAGACCCACGCAAATAATCCATACTCCAAAAACTGAAATAACGCAATCGTTCCAAAGCTCTTATAATTACGCACTTCATTATCTTTTAATTTCTTTTAACATCTCTTTAATTAATGGATGCTTACAGTAACCGCCATAGGCTACGTCGGTAATATGTAAACTTGGATTATGGTTGCCTTCAATGAGAAGGGGGCCATCATTTGTAATAGCCACATCCCATCCTACAATTCTATTTGGAAAGCATAGGTTTGCCCGTTTCGCCAGTTCACAAGCTTCAAAAAAATAAGGCACTTCGAATCCTTCTAATTTAAAATTGGTACTGGGATGCCTCATAAAAATTCCAGCGCCTTCTACGAGATCTTGTCTTCCTATTCCTTTCAGTTTTCCAGAGTTGGCATCAATCGCAATGTAGAACCCACCCGTATGCGTATTATCAGTTATATGTTCCCCTGTGCCAAAACGCATCACGCTAGACAGCACATGAGATTGACCTTTTGCATCTAAATACGTATCTATACGTAATGAGTTGATAGATTTTGAATGGATTTTATTAATTTCATCATGTTGCTTAATACATTTCTGGTGGATATAGCTATTTTTAAAAAGGATTTCTGAAAAGGATTCTATTTCATCTTTTAAATTAAATTTATTCAATATAAAACATCCATAACCACCGATACCATTTTTAGGTTTAAAGAATAATTCATCTATAGAATCAGTCTCAAATATTTTTTTTAACCATTCCAATAATTCCTCTATTTTGGTTATGGTGGTACTTTCGTTATTATAAAAAAATTGATTGCTATGGTTATAACTTAGTATTTCAGGAGTGGGAAGGTTGTTTGTTTTACAAATCAAATAAAATTGATATTTATCAATGAAAAGTTTGGATATTTCTGGAAAAACCATTTTTGGAGAAGTGATGATGCTATAAAACTCCTTTAATGACAAGTGATTTCTATAATTTTCTGCATCTTTTCTATATAAAAACTTTCTTAAATAGTCTGTTGGCGCTTCTTTTTTAATCCACCCATAGTGAAGCACCTCAAAGATAATTTTTAAAACACTCTTTTTATTGGAATCTTTTAAAAAAGGTTTTAAATGATTTATTCTAGAAAAATTCAATTTAATTTAATTTAATGAATTGTACTCATCTAGCATTGCATTCCAGACTTTTTTTCTTTCAAAATTTACTATTACATGTTCCCTAGCTTTTTTACCCATTCTTCTAGTTCCCTCTGGATTGGATAAAACATAGTGCATGGTTTTATAGAGAGCTTCGCTATCTTTTACGGGAATTACATAACCGTTAACTTTATCTTTTATAATTTCGTTACATCCGTTTATATCTGTAACAATACTTACTAATTCCATGGCGGCTGATTGCATGACCACATTAGGAAAACCCTCTCTGTAACTAGGGAAGGTTAGGGCATCTGCTATCGAAAAATAGGGTCTAACGTCATCTACCCAACCTGTGGAAATAATGTTCTTGTTATTGTTTATAATATCTATAGTTTCTGGAAGTAAAGGGTCCAGTTCATGTTCGTAAGTGCCCACAAGTAACAATTTAACATTTTTAAATGTCATATTAATTTTTCGAAACGCAATTATAAGTTCATTGATACCTTTATCTGCTACTAATCGTCCTGTGAAAATAAAAACAAAGTCCTCTTTAATATTTAACTTCTTTTTTAATGTCACTTTAGAGTCATCATTGAAGAGCGCGGGGTCAAAATGTGATGTATCAATACCATTAGAACTTCCGTTTGCTATAACTTTTAATTTACTTTTTTTAGTAAAATTATTGTCAAGAATTATATCTACTAAACCATAGGCATTTGGGTAAATTTTGGTAGCGCAACCATAGGTTATTTTCTCTACTGTATTTAATAGGATTCGCTTTAGCCCAGTAGCTTCCACTAAGGGCAAACCTGCTATGGTGTGCAGACGATGTGGTACCTTAGCAAATCGAGCAGCGATCATGGACAAGGTGCCTGCTTTTGGGGTATGTGAG encodes the following:
- a CDS encoding sugar-transfer associated ATP-grasp domain-containing protein, whose protein sequence is MNFSRINHLKPFLKDSNKKSVLKIIFEVLHYGWIKKEAPTDYLRKFLYRKDAENYRNHLSLKEFYSIITSPKMVFPEISKLFIDKYQFYLICKTNNLPTPEILSYNHSNQFFYNNESTTITKIEELLEWLKKIFETDSIDELFFKPKNGIGGYGCFILNKFNLKDEIESFSEILFKNSYIHQKCIKQHDEINKIHSKSINSLRIDTYLDAKGQSHVLSSVMRFGTGEHITDNTHTGGFYIAIDANSGKLKGIGRQDLVEGAGIFMRHPSTNFKLEGFEVPYFFEACELAKRANLCFPNRIVGWDVAITNDGPLLIEGNHNPSLHITDVAYGGYCKHPLIKEMLKEIKR
- a CDS encoding CoF synthetase, encoding MKCVIIRALERLRYFSFWSMDYLRGSKIKKSLNNIDYHIEHYHTKKAQVQRSINLNNLLNHATQTTDFYKEFGGFKSLTDFPIIDKNSLQKYPDDFKSNVFKNKKTKIVSTSGSTGAALFVEHDKGKIIRNTADTIYFSQKAGFKIGYRLLYLRHWNPYYKKGKLQTWFQNILPVEVLNMQDAKLLKLIKYLKTDCSTKGFIGYASGFEQLCQFLDEKKMLPLQVNVKSIIAMSEHLNYYTKAKMGYYFSAPVVSRYSNMENGILAQQNIGESTNFEINWASYFIEVLDFKNDNHVVAGQPGRIVITDLFNYCTPIIRYDTGDIGLLDATSSPPAFKSIEGRKTDVIYNTRGEMVSSFIMINANKFHGIKQCQLVQTAIKTYLLKLNTKDTFHEENQVLTEFKKYLGSDANLSIQYVDEIPLLASGKRKATLNKMKSS
- a CDS encoding glycosyltransferase family 4 protein; the protein is MKKKIIRITTVPQSLSGLLQGQLKFMSNHFEVIGVSSPGTKNELEAVSVREGVSTFPIIMTRKITPFKDLVAVFKLYKIFKKEKPFIVHSHTPKAGTLSMIAARFAKVPHRLHTIAGLPLVEATGLKRILLNTVEKITYGCATKIYPNAYGLVDIILDNNFTKKSKLKVIANGSSNGIDTSHFDPALFNDDSKVTLKKKLNIKEDFVFIFTGRLVADKGINELIIAFRKINMTFKNVKLLLVGTYEHELDPLLPETIDIINNNKNIISTGWVDDVRPYFSIADALTFPSYREGFPNVVMQSAAMELVSIVTDINGCNEIIKDKVNGYVIPVKDSEALYKTMHYVLSNPEGTRRMGKKAREHVIVNFERKKVWNAMLDEYNSLN